A segment of the Nitrospirota bacterium genome:
CGACTCGATAAAGTATATGAACAACACATCTGTACCAATTACTCTTATTGAAAGCGATAACCAGTCATGGGCTGACAATCCATCCATAGCGGTTGGTCCAAGCGGAGAGCTTCATGTGGTATATCTAAAGAGTAATAATGCAGCTCCATGGTCAGCTTCGATTATGTACATGAATAAAACCTGCCCGGATTCAGATGGTGACGGTTATTCATCCGATATAGACTGCGATGATAGCAACGCTGCTATCAACCCCGGCGTAACTGAAATCCCTAATGACGGTATTGACAATGACTGCAATCCTGCAACGCCTGTTGCGGTTGTCTCAGGCTCCGGCATGAATTATCCGGTGCCCGGTTTCAGCGCAACAATGAGTGTAAATGTAAACGACTCAAATCTGTCGGCAGGCAATCTAAAATATTCCTATACCCGTCAGAAGATCAGCCTGATAAGCACATCGATTACCGGCATATCAGCGACAGGCGGCACCGCAAGTGTAACAGGCGCAGGCTCTATGAACGGGATCGCAGGTTATACATTTACAGCAACAATAACAGACGGCAGTCCTGACGGGATGGGCATAGAGGTCCGCAAGCCGGATGGGACTCTTTATTTCAGAGAGCCGTCGGCAGGCGGAACAAGAGCTATATTGAGATGGGGATTTAATATAACGGGACAGTAGAAAAGAGTTGGGAGTTGAGAGTTATAAGTGTAGGGGCGAGGCGGCGCCTCGCCCGATGTTGAAACACACCCCTAACCCCTCTTGATAGAGGGGAATAAGAGGACGGAATGAAAACTAAGGAGGATTTAAAAATGAGAAAACTTTTAGCGGCAGCAATTCTTGCAGCGAGTATGTTTGTATGTTCATCAATGGCGTTTGCAGGCACAGGAGCAAATCTGTGGTACAACGAAACG
Coding sequences within it:
- a CDS encoding putative metal-binding motif-containing protein, translated to DSIKYMNNTSVPITLIESDNQSWADNPSIAVGPSGELHVVYLKSNNAAPWSASIMYMNKTCPDSDGDGYSSDIDCDDSNAAINPGVTEIPNDGIDNDCNPATPVAVVSGSGMNYPVPGFSATMSVNVNDSNLSAGNLKYSYTRQKISLISTSITGISATGGTASVTGAGSMNGIAGYTFTATITDGSPDGMGIEVRKPDGTLYFREPSAGGTRAILRWGFNITGQ